A genomic window from Variovorax paradoxus includes:
- a CDS encoding NAD-dependent succinate-semialdehyde dehydrogenase, protein MTTLELEHKDLMPGRHLIGAEWREAGDARRLDVTNPATDAVFASVPDGTAADARAAVDAAHAAFPAWRAVPAKQRAQILKRWNDLMLAHQQDLGRLVSREQGKPLAEGVGEIAYAASYVEWFAEEATRANGEVIPAPVTGRRMLALREPIGVVAAITPWNFPAAMIARKIAPALAAGCTVVCKPAEDTPLTSLALVKLAQEAGVPAGVLNIVTASRERTPEVVDVWLTDARVRKISFTGSTPVGKHLARASADTLKKLSFELGGNAPFIVFDDADIDAAVEGLMASKFRNGGQTCVCPNRVFVQARVHDAFVDKLAARVGALRVGPATESDSQIGPMINARAVDKIERHVRDAVSRGARIVVGGERLRNARCDGPNYYAPTVLVNADSTMECSCEETFGPVVPVMRFETEAEVIAAANDTPFGLAAYFYSTDVRRISRVADALESGIVGINEGALAAEAAPFGGVKESGYGREGSVHGLEDYMHIKYVCQGGLG, encoded by the coding sequence ATGACGACACTCGAACTCGAACACAAAGACCTGATGCCCGGCCGGCATCTCATCGGCGCCGAATGGCGCGAGGCCGGCGACGCCCGCCGCCTCGACGTGACCAACCCCGCAACCGACGCCGTCTTCGCGAGCGTGCCCGACGGCACGGCCGCCGACGCACGCGCGGCCGTCGATGCCGCGCATGCGGCCTTCCCCGCATGGCGCGCAGTGCCTGCGAAGCAGCGCGCGCAGATCCTCAAGCGCTGGAACGACCTGATGCTGGCGCATCAGCAGGACCTGGGCCGCCTCGTCTCGCGCGAGCAAGGAAAGCCGCTGGCCGAGGGAGTTGGAGAGATCGCCTACGCGGCCAGCTACGTCGAGTGGTTTGCCGAAGAGGCCACGCGCGCCAATGGCGAAGTGATTCCCGCGCCGGTAACTGGCCGCCGCATGCTCGCGTTGAGAGAGCCGATCGGCGTGGTCGCAGCGATCACGCCCTGGAATTTTCCGGCAGCCATGATCGCGCGCAAGATCGCACCAGCCCTCGCAGCGGGCTGCACGGTGGTGTGCAAGCCGGCCGAAGACACGCCGCTGACCTCGCTGGCCCTCGTGAAGCTGGCGCAGGAAGCGGGCGTGCCTGCCGGCGTGCTCAACATCGTGACCGCATCGCGCGAACGCACACCCGAGGTGGTGGACGTGTGGCTGACCGACGCGCGCGTGCGCAAGATCAGCTTCACCGGCTCCACGCCCGTGGGCAAGCACCTGGCGCGGGCTTCGGCCGACACGCTGAAGAAGCTCTCTTTCGAGCTCGGCGGCAATGCGCCTTTCATCGTGTTCGACGACGCCGACATCGACGCCGCGGTGGAAGGCCTGATGGCCTCCAAGTTCCGCAATGGCGGCCAGACCTGCGTGTGCCCGAACCGCGTGTTCGTGCAGGCCCGGGTGCACGACGCCTTCGTCGACAAGCTGGCCGCGCGGGTCGGTGCGCTGCGCGTGGGGCCCGCCACCGAGTCAGACTCGCAGATCGGTCCGATGATCAACGCGCGCGCGGTCGACAAGATCGAGCGCCACGTGCGCGACGCCGTCTCCAGGGGCGCGCGCATCGTCGTCGGCGGCGAGCGGCTGCGCAATGCACGCTGCGATGGGCCCAACTACTACGCGCCCACCGTGCTGGTGAATGCCGACTCGACGATGGAATGCAGCTGCGAGGAAACCTTCGGCCCCGTGGTGCCCGTCATGCGCTTCGAGACCGAGGCCGAAGTGATCGCCGCAGCCAACGACACACCCTTCGGGCTCGCGGCGTACTTCTATTCGACCGACGTGCGCCGCATCTCGCGCGTGGCCGATGCGCTGGAGTCGGGCATCGTCGGTATCAACGAAGGCGCGCTGGCCGCCGAGGCCGCGCCCTTCGGCGGCGTGAAGGAATCAGGCTACGGCCGCGAAGGCTCGGTGCATGGCCTGGAGGACTACATGCACATCAAGTACGTCTGCCAGGGCGGGCTGGGCTAG
- a CDS encoding LamG-like jellyroll fold domain-containing protein, with product MAHPLDDKSGFSLDRRTFFLGTASALALGTTACGGGGGSFSVASGAGTSGAAQQGTVAAGSADAAAVADVVVPESTTPSVEARKFVHPGLLHTEADFERMRQKVKDKAQPWLDGWNALTGNGRAQLGAKPRPLATVIRGGDGQNFAQMYIDIARAYQLALRWKVSQDTRYADLAVVFLNEWSSTMTTLTGNADRFLAAGIYGYQFANAAEIMRTYEGWAASDFARFQKMMLDIFYPLNHSFLTDHNGTNVTGITNYWANWDQCTLAAMLAIGVLCDRQDIYDEAMSYYKTGQGNGAGLQAVYYVHPGYLGQWQESGRDQGHSTLGIGLAGAFCEMAWNQGDDIYGYENNRFLAGAEYVAKSNLRDGAGAFYTVPYVTNINRQGTQSVLSTGSQGSRRPVWESVHNHYANRLGIATPYTALQVAQMYPEGDGGNGDQLGFGTLTFTRDPLAAQGKPSGLTARVRGTQVVLSWWGCPDAQSYSVKRASTAGGPYSTIAPDITDTLTFTDSSVVAGEVWYYVIVAVTASGESAASNEERAAIKAELLMQLKFDEASGTTAADATGRFGASALQGGAAWVAGREGNAVVLDGKAGSYVALPAGVVSKDLADFSITAWLYIDSLATWSRVFDFGSGERRYMMLTARSNSGTPRFAISTVHGYNEQVIDGSAALPTGKWVHVAVTVSGALGTLYVDGVEAGSNAQMSLGPFDLGSTTQNWLGRSQFSSDPYLQGRVDDFRIYGGALGSAEVAALAQ from the coding sequence ATGGCACATCCGTTGGACGACAAGAGCGGCTTTTCTCTGGACCGCCGTACGTTTTTTCTGGGCACGGCAAGCGCCCTGGCACTGGGAACAACGGCTTGCGGCGGTGGAGGAGGCAGCTTCTCGGTCGCGTCGGGCGCTGGCACCTCTGGCGCCGCACAGCAGGGAACGGTCGCGGCAGGGTCGGCCGATGCAGCAGCCGTTGCCGATGTCGTTGTCCCTGAATCGACGACCCCATCCGTGGAGGCGCGCAAGTTCGTGCACCCCGGCCTGCTGCACACCGAAGCCGACTTCGAACGCATGCGCCAGAAGGTCAAGGACAAGGCGCAACCCTGGCTCGACGGCTGGAACGCATTGACGGGCAACGGCCGCGCGCAGCTCGGTGCGAAGCCGCGCCCGCTGGCCACCGTGATCCGCGGCGGCGACGGCCAGAACTTCGCGCAGATGTACATCGACATCGCGCGCGCCTATCAACTGGCGCTGCGCTGGAAGGTCTCGCAGGACACGCGCTATGCCGATCTGGCCGTGGTCTTCCTGAACGAATGGTCATCCACGATGACCACGCTCACCGGCAATGCGGACCGCTTCCTGGCCGCTGGTATCTACGGCTACCAGTTCGCCAACGCGGCCGAGATCATGCGCACCTACGAGGGCTGGGCCGCCTCCGATTTCGCGCGCTTCCAGAAGATGATGCTGGACATCTTCTACCCGCTCAACCACAGCTTCCTCACCGACCATAACGGCACCAACGTCACTGGCATCACCAACTACTGGGCCAACTGGGACCAGTGCACCCTGGCCGCGATGCTGGCCATCGGCGTGCTGTGCGACCGGCAGGACATCTACGACGAGGCAATGAGCTACTACAAGACAGGCCAGGGCAACGGCGCGGGCCTGCAAGCGGTCTATTACGTACATCCCGGCTACCTTGGCCAATGGCAGGAAAGCGGGCGCGACCAGGGGCACAGCACGCTCGGCATCGGGCTTGCGGGCGCATTCTGCGAGATGGCCTGGAACCAGGGCGACGACATCTACGGCTACGAGAACAACCGCTTCCTGGCCGGTGCCGAGTACGTGGCGAAGTCCAATCTTCGCGATGGTGCGGGCGCTTTCTACACGGTGCCGTACGTCACCAACATCAACAGGCAGGGCACGCAATCCGTGCTGTCGACGGGAAGCCAGGGGAGCCGCCGACCTGTCTGGGAGAGCGTGCACAACCACTACGCGAATCGCCTGGGCATCGCGACGCCCTACACCGCCCTGCAGGTCGCGCAGATGTACCCTGAGGGGGACGGTGGCAACGGCGACCAGTTGGGCTTCGGCACGCTGACCTTCACGCGCGATCCGCTCGCGGCACAGGGAAAGCCGAGCGGGCTCACGGCCCGGGTGCGCGGCACGCAGGTGGTGCTGTCATGGTGGGGCTGCCCCGACGCGCAGAGCTATTCGGTCAAGCGCGCGAGCACCGCGGGCGGGCCGTACAGCACCATCGCCCCGGACATCACTGACACGCTCACGTTCACGGACAGCAGCGTCGTTGCCGGAGAAGTCTGGTACTACGTGATCGTTGCGGTGACTGCGTCGGGTGAGAGCGCTGCCTCCAATGAAGAGAGGGCAGCGATCAAGGCCGAGCTGCTGATGCAGCTCAAGTTCGATGAAGCGAGCGGCACCACAGCTGCCGACGCGACCGGCCGGTTCGGCGCCAGCGCATTGCAAGGCGGTGCGGCCTGGGTTGCCGGACGCGAAGGCAATGCAGTTGTGCTCGACGGCAAGGCCGGCAGCTATGTCGCCCTGCCTGCGGGCGTGGTGTCGAAAGACCTTGCCGACTTCAGCATCACCGCATGGCTGTACATCGACAGCCTCGCGACGTGGTCGCGGGTCTTCGACTTCGGCTCCGGCGAGCGCCGCTACATGATGCTGACCGCCCGCAGCAACAGCGGCACGCCGCGTTTCGCGATCTCCACCGTCCACGGCTACAACGAGCAGGTGATCGACGGATCGGCGGCGCTGCCGACCGGCAAGTGGGTGCACGTTGCGGTGACCGTGTCCGGCGCGCTCGGCACCTTGTACGTGGACGGCGTCGAGGCCGGCTCCAACGCGCAGATGAGCCTGGGGCCCTTCGACCTCGGCTCGACAACGCAGAACTGGCTGGGGCGCTCGCAGTTCTCCAGCGATCCGTATCTGCAGGGGCGCGTGGACGACTTCCGCATCTACGGCGGCGCACTGGGCAGCGCGGAAGTGGCGGCGCTGGCCCAGTAG
- a CDS encoding NAD(P)/FAD-dependent oxidoreductase — MNKNTVAILGAGIVGVSCALELQRRGHEVTLFDRTAPGRETSYGNAGVIARSSLMPFNHPGLWSVLPKLLKNTAASFRYDPAFLAKNLSWAVRFLASARASVFQETTTALDALIRLSTSEHRRLLVEAEAAHRLRTNGWLFLYRSEEGFAGSRLSRETFDRFGVATRVLDAKELSDIEPHLKPLFPRALWIQDTDSVDSPGRVVEAYARLFVSRGGQIKQASISGLGRSGAGDAWQLREEGGAMHEASKVVLALGPWTREFAKKSLGISVPMAFERGYHMHYSAVGNASLGRPVYDTGGAYVLSPMEQGLRLSTGVQLAQRDAPKNFVQLNLAERAAREAFPLESRLEPEAWMGSRPTLPDSRPIVGECPRHPGLWLAFGHQHIGFNTGPGTARLLASLMHGEPCDIDPLPFAPGRFLR, encoded by the coding sequence ATGAACAAGAACACTGTTGCCATTCTGGGCGCCGGCATCGTCGGCGTGTCGTGCGCCCTGGAGCTTCAACGCAGAGGGCATGAGGTCACGCTCTTCGACCGCACTGCCCCGGGCCGAGAGACCTCGTATGGCAACGCTGGAGTAATCGCACGCAGCTCGCTGATGCCGTTCAATCATCCCGGGTTGTGGTCGGTACTGCCGAAGCTTTTGAAGAACACCGCGGCGAGCTTTCGCTACGACCCCGCGTTCCTTGCGAAGAATCTTTCGTGGGCCGTGCGCTTTCTTGCCAGTGCGCGCGCCAGCGTGTTCCAGGAAACCACCACCGCGCTGGATGCGCTGATCCGGCTCTCGACGTCGGAACACCGGCGCCTGCTCGTCGAGGCCGAGGCGGCGCATCGCCTGCGCACCAACGGGTGGCTGTTTCTCTACCGCAGCGAAGAAGGCTTTGCCGGCAGCCGTCTTTCGCGCGAGACCTTCGATCGCTTCGGCGTTGCCACGCGCGTGCTGGATGCGAAGGAGCTCTCGGACATCGAGCCTCATCTGAAGCCTCTTTTTCCGCGCGCGCTGTGGATCCAGGACACCGATTCGGTGGACAGCCCGGGCCGCGTCGTGGAGGCGTACGCCAGGCTTTTCGTCTCACGCGGAGGGCAGATCAAACAGGCGTCGATCAGCGGACTCGGCCGCTCCGGCGCAGGCGATGCCTGGCAGCTCCGCGAGGAGGGCGGCGCGATGCATGAGGCGTCGAAGGTCGTGCTCGCGTTGGGGCCGTGGACCCGGGAGTTCGCGAAGAAGTCGCTCGGCATTTCTGTGCCGATGGCGTTCGAGCGCGGCTATCACATGCACTACAGCGCGGTGGGCAACGCCTCGCTCGGACGGCCCGTGTACGACACCGGCGGCGCCTATGTGCTGTCGCCCATGGAGCAGGGCCTGCGCCTTTCCACCGGCGTGCAGCTCGCGCAGCGCGATGCGCCCAAGAACTTCGTTCAACTCAACCTTGCGGAACGCGCGGCACGCGAAGCGTTTCCGCTGGAAAGCCGTCTCGAACCGGAGGCCTGGATGGGAAGCCGGCCCACATTGCCGGACAGCCGGCCGATCGTCGGTGAATGCCCGCGGCATCCCGGCCTGTGGCTTGCGTTCGGCCATCAGCACATCGGCTTCAACACCGGTCCGGGAACAGCCCGCCTGCTGGCATCGCTGATGCACGGTGAGCCTTGCGACATCGATCCGCTGCCGTTCGCGCCCGGTCGCTTTCTTCGATAG
- a CDS encoding saccharopine dehydrogenase family protein: MTKVKIEKVLVLGAGKVGSTVADMIAEYHRLPVTLADVRPGRGDENDPLVQRIALDVESTEDLRTALRAHSVVINCLPFFLAQRVATEAAACGVHYFDLTEDVAATKAIREISKTATSVLMPQSGLAPGVIGMLGGYLASRFDELYDLRLRVGALTRNATNSLRYNFTWSIDGVINEYCNPCDAIVNGQLVSVQPMEGHETFTLDAEAFEAFNTSGGLGTLCETLEGKVRNLDYKTIRYPGHRDAMNFLLHDLRLIERRDLLRQVLEHAVPHSREDVVILFASASGMRNGRFEQETRVGRVFGAPLRGKDRTAIELTTAAGVVGVFELLRQGQLPAHGFVGQEQAPLGQFLATKVGHYYQGLGVASFAPAPRPKGEPAHA; encoded by the coding sequence ATGACCAAAGTGAAGATCGAGAAAGTTCTGGTTCTGGGTGCCGGCAAGGTCGGCAGCACCGTGGCCGACATGATTGCGGAATACCACCGCCTGCCCGTGACGCTGGCCGACGTGAGGCCGGGCCGCGGCGACGAAAACGACCCGCTGGTGCAGCGCATTGCGCTCGATGTGGAAAGCACCGAAGACCTGCGCACGGCGCTGCGCGCGCACTCGGTGGTGATCAACTGCCTGCCGTTCTTCCTCGCGCAGCGCGTGGCCACCGAAGCCGCTGCATGCGGCGTGCATTACTTCGACCTCACCGAGGACGTGGCGGCGACCAAGGCCATCCGCGAGATCTCGAAGACGGCGACCTCGGTCCTCATGCCCCAGAGCGGCCTGGCGCCCGGCGTGATCGGCATGCTCGGCGGCTACCTCGCCAGTCGCTTCGACGAGCTCTACGACCTGCGCCTGCGGGTGGGCGCACTCACGCGCAATGCCACCAACAGCCTGCGCTACAACTTCACCTGGAGCATCGACGGCGTCATCAACGAGTACTGCAATCCGTGCGACGCCATCGTGAACGGCCAGCTGGTGTCGGTGCAGCCGATGGAAGGGCACGAGACCTTCACGCTCGATGCCGAAGCCTTCGAGGCCTTCAACACCTCCGGCGGCCTGGGCACGCTGTGCGAGACGCTCGAGGGCAAGGTCCGCAACCTCGACTACAAGACCATCCGCTATCCCGGCCATCGCGACGCGATGAACTTCCTGCTGCACGACCTGCGCCTGATCGAGCGGCGCGACCTGCTGCGCCAGGTGCTCGAGCATGCAGTGCCGCACAGCCGCGAAGACGTGGTGATCCTGTTTGCATCGGCCTCGGGCATGCGCAATGGCCGCTTCGAGCAGGAGACGCGCGTCGGGCGCGTGTTCGGAGCGCCGCTGCGTGGCAAGGACCGTACCGCCATCGAACTGACCACGGCCGCCGGCGTCGTCGGCGTGTTCGAACTGCTGCGGCAGGGCCAGCTTCCCGCGCACGGTTTCGTCGGGCAGGAGCAGGCGCCGCTCGGGCAGTTCCTTGCGACCAAGGTCGGCCACTACTACCAGGGCCTGGGCGTGGCGTCGTTCGCTCCCGCGCCAAGGCCCAAGGGCGAACCCGCGCACGCCTGA
- a CDS encoding transporter substrate-binding domain-containing protein → MAVTTVCALGSAFAQESAESSLARVQRTKVLRVGAVAGAIPYFAKDITTGKWEGFGPDFAESLGQKLGAKVEYVETTWGNAVLDLQSNKIDAMFGMAPTPARKEVVGFSDTLFDNTYTVVCKKGIPQKTWEQLNSPDMKIVVDVGSSHDQLATRVLPKADVSRLENSGAATMSLQAGRSDCQVLVILLAQPLLAKRGSIGTMYIPQPVYTAPVSIGLRKETDTGMQKAVNAWLTDVRAKGEVRSIILKNMEKLAGVPASAFPPEIKF, encoded by the coding sequence GTGGCTGTGACAACCGTCTGCGCGCTGGGCTCGGCCTTCGCGCAGGAATCAGCAGAAAGCTCGCTGGCCCGCGTGCAGCGCACCAAGGTATTGCGCGTCGGTGCGGTCGCAGGCGCCATTCCGTATTTCGCCAAGGACATCACCACCGGCAAGTGGGAAGGCTTCGGCCCCGACTTCGCGGAGAGCCTGGGGCAGAAGCTCGGCGCCAAGGTCGAGTACGTCGAGACCACCTGGGGCAACGCGGTGCTCGACCTGCAGTCCAACAAGATCGACGCCATGTTCGGCATGGCCCCCACGCCGGCCCGCAAGGAAGTGGTGGGCTTCTCCGACACGCTCTTCGACAACACCTACACAGTGGTGTGCAAGAAGGGCATTCCGCAGAAGACCTGGGAGCAGCTGAACTCGCCCGACATGAAGATCGTGGTGGACGTCGGCTCCAGCCACGACCAGCTGGCAACGCGCGTGCTGCCCAAGGCCGATGTCTCGCGCCTGGAAAACTCCGGCGCCGCCACGATGTCGCTGCAGGCCGGCCGCTCCGATTGCCAGGTGCTGGTGATCCTGCTGGCCCAGCCGCTGCTCGCCAAGCGCGGCTCCATCGGCACCATGTACATCCCGCAGCCGGTCTACACCGCGCCGGTGAGCATCGGCCTGCGCAAGGAAACCGACACCGGCATGCAGAAGGCCGTCAACGCCTGGCTGACCGATGTCCGCGCGAAGGGCGAAGTCCGCAGCATCATCCTGAAGAACATGGAGAAACTCGCGGGCGTGCCCGCCAGTGCCTTCCCGCCCGAAATCAAGTTCTGA
- a CDS encoding amino acid ABC transporter permease, translating into MDSVESSSEPKSRSQLGTALLIVLALAGAWAALKHFSGGALGGAAGGYDWDFGVLWKYRSLLVSGLLYTLLFTVICVVLGLFVGLVTGLGRLSSNPLITAPLRAYIEVFRCTPVLVQLVWFYYALPVLTGLEMSAVVAATLCLSLYGGAFYSEIVRGGIISIDTGQTEAAKALGMTRLQMLRRVILPQAFKKMVPPLMNQSIMQLKNTSLLSVLAVPDLLYQGQVIAHDTYRPLELYTFIAIAYFAVLLPITIWAKRMEFGSGPKEV; encoded by the coding sequence ATGGACAGCGTGGAATCTTCGAGCGAGCCGAAGAGCCGCTCCCAGCTCGGCACGGCCCTGCTGATCGTCCTGGCCCTCGCGGGCGCCTGGGCCGCCCTGAAGCACTTCTCGGGCGGTGCCCTGGGAGGCGCAGCAGGCGGCTACGACTGGGACTTCGGCGTGCTCTGGAAATACCGCAGCCTGCTGGTGTCGGGCCTGCTCTACACCCTGCTCTTCACGGTGATCTGCGTAGTGCTGGGGCTGTTCGTCGGCCTGGTGACGGGCCTGGGCCGGCTGTCGAGCAACCCGCTCATCACCGCGCCGCTGCGCGCCTACATCGAAGTCTTCCGCTGCACACCGGTGCTGGTGCAGCTCGTGTGGTTCTACTACGCGCTGCCGGTGCTGACCGGGCTCGAGATGTCGGCGGTCGTGGCCGCCACGCTGTGCCTGTCGCTCTACGGCGGCGCCTTCTATTCGGAGATCGTGCGCGGCGGGATCATCTCGATCGACACCGGCCAGACCGAAGCCGCCAAGGCGCTGGGCATGACGCGGCTGCAGATGCTGCGGCGCGTGATCCTGCCGCAGGCGTTCAAGAAGATGGTGCCGCCGCTGATGAACCAGTCGATCATGCAGCTGAAGAACACCTCGCTGCTGTCGGTGCTGGCCGTTCCCGACCTGCTCTACCAGGGCCAGGTCATCGCGCACGACACCTACCGGCCGCTGGAGCTCTACACATTCATCGCAATCGCCTACTTCGCGGTTCTGCTGCCCATCACGATCTGGGCCAAGCGCATGGAATTCGGCTCCGGCCCGAAAGAGGTTTGA
- a CDS encoding amino acid ABC transporter ATP-binding protein → MASPLIEITNLKKAFGQNVVLKDISLQIERGQVVAMIGPSGSGKSTLLRCINLLSIPNAGRITVGEQTIEFDGARTTLPSERSLARFRASTGMVFQHFNLFPHMTALRNVMEGPVTVLKTPKAQAEAEARALLTKVGLLDRADYYPDKLSGGQKQRVAIARALAMKPTVMLFDEATSALDPELVGEVLNVIKGLAREGMTMILVTHEISFAREVADQVIFMRDGVVAECGPPGVVIDNPQQESTRAFLGRFKASSEAASSSSNNVVATVA, encoded by the coding sequence ATGGCCAGTCCCCTGATCGAAATCACCAACCTGAAGAAGGCCTTCGGGCAGAACGTCGTGCTGAAGGACATCTCGCTGCAGATCGAACGCGGCCAGGTGGTCGCGATGATCGGGCCCTCGGGCTCGGGCAAGTCGACGCTGCTGCGGTGCATCAACCTGCTGTCGATCCCGAATGCCGGGCGCATCACGGTCGGCGAGCAGACCATCGAGTTCGACGGCGCGCGCACCACGCTGCCCAGCGAGCGCAGCCTCGCGCGCTTCCGGGCCTCGACCGGCATGGTGTTCCAGCACTTCAACCTCTTCCCTCACATGACCGCGCTGCGCAACGTGATGGAAGGACCGGTCACCGTGCTGAAGACGCCCAAGGCCCAGGCCGAGGCCGAGGCGCGCGCGCTGCTGACGAAGGTCGGCCTGCTCGACCGGGCCGACTACTACCCGGACAAGCTGTCGGGCGGACAGAAGCAGCGCGTTGCGATCGCGCGCGCGCTGGCCATGAAGCCCACGGTGATGCTGTTCGACGAAGCGACTTCCGCGCTCGACCCGGAACTGGTCGGCGAAGTGCTCAACGTCATCAAGGGTCTGGCCCGCGAGGGCATGACGATGATCCTCGTGACGCACGAGATCAGCTTTGCGCGCGAAGTGGCCGACCAGGTGATCTTCATGCGCGATGGCGTCGTCGCCGAATGCGGCCCGCCGGGCGTGGTGATCGACAACCCGCAGCAGGAATCGACGCGTGCCTTCCTCGGGCGCTTCAAGGCTTCGTCGGAAGCCGCCAGCAGCAGTAGCAACAACGTCGTCGCGACCGTAGCGTGA
- a CDS encoding Lrp/AsnC family transcriptional regulator yields MDLRLDDLDRHLLTLLQANAREPAANLARKLKVARTTVVARIARLERDGIVSGYGVRLGQRLEQAAVRAFCGLSVNAKSAPVIIKALGRLPEVEEVWAVSGQFDYMVLLRCSSPEQLDTLLDQMGQIDGVNQTQTSIVLSRKIDRRSTVE; encoded by the coding sequence ATGGACCTACGACTCGACGACCTGGACCGTCACCTGTTGACGCTGCTGCAAGCCAACGCCCGCGAGCCGGCCGCCAACCTCGCGCGCAAGCTCAAGGTTGCCAGGACCACCGTGGTCGCACGCATCGCTCGGCTGGAGCGCGATGGCATCGTCTCGGGGTACGGGGTGCGCCTCGGCCAGCGGCTCGAACAAGCTGCGGTGCGGGCCTTCTGCGGCCTCAGCGTCAATGCGAAAAGCGCCCCCGTGATCATCAAGGCGCTCGGGCGTTTGCCCGAAGTGGAAGAGGTGTGGGCCGTGAGCGGCCAGTTCGACTACATGGTCCTGCTCCGGTGCAGCAGCCCCGAACAGCTGGACACCCTTCTCGACCAGATGGGACAGATCGACGGCGTCAACCAGACGCAGACCTCGATCGTGCTGAGCCGCAAGATCGATCGCCGCAGCACGGTGGAGTGA
- a CDS encoding aspartate/glutamate racemase family protein, producing the protein MTTIRDAGAFLGVLMLDTRFPRPPGDIGNPETFSRHGIPVRFHVVTGASPERIVKQADPALLQPFVDAARAMVDEGAGMITTSCGFLAAYQDTLADAVPVPVVTSSLLQCRDFARPGILTFDAASLSPAILAMAGVPQATPVQGVEPGCEFHRRILNNETQLDLVEAGRNVVDAACRLVGLAPSVEDIVLECTNMPPYREAIARATGRCVHDIETLLAARWAGRGKPHSK; encoded by the coding sequence ATGACAACGATCCGCGACGCCGGTGCCTTCCTTGGCGTGCTGATGCTCGACACGCGCTTTCCGCGGCCACCGGGCGACATCGGCAACCCTGAAACCTTCAGCCGCCATGGCATTCCGGTGCGGTTCCATGTGGTCACGGGAGCTTCGCCCGAGCGCATCGTGAAGCAGGCCGACCCAGCGCTGCTGCAGCCCTTCGTCGATGCCGCGCGGGCGATGGTCGACGAGGGCGCGGGGATGATCACGACCAGCTGCGGCTTTCTGGCCGCCTACCAGGACACGCTGGCCGACGCCGTGCCCGTTCCCGTCGTCACGTCGAGCCTGCTGCAATGCAGGGACTTCGCGCGGCCGGGCATCCTGACCTTCGATGCGGCTTCATTGAGCCCCGCCATCCTGGCCATGGCCGGCGTGCCGCAAGCAACGCCCGTGCAGGGCGTGGAGCCGGGGTGCGAGTTTCACCGGCGCATCCTCAACAACGAAACGCAGCTCGACCTCGTCGAGGCCGGCCGGAATGTGGTCGACGCCGCATGCCGCCTTGTAGGCCTTGCGCCATCGGTCGAGGACATCGTGCTCGAGTGCACCAACATGCCGCCCTACCGCGAGGCGATTGCGCGCGCGACAGGGCGGTGCGTGCACGACATCGAAACCCTGCTGGCCGCGCGTTGGGCGGGGCGCGGGAAGCCCCACAGCAAGTAA